In Chlamydiales bacterium STE3, one genomic interval encodes:
- a CDS encoding Replicative DNA helicase (Product derived from UniProtKB/Swiss-Prot:P37469;Gene name derived from UniProtKB/Swiss-Prot:P37469;EC number derived from UniProtKB/Swiss-Prot:P37469), giving the protein MTDIQKKVKVAPHSKESEMMVIGCMLTSINSLNIAADGLDDSDFYFIEHKIIFQTLKTAYKQEKPADVHLICEELKRQEKLKAVGGAAYVTTLAQYAGTSAYIEEYVELVQQKAILRRMIDAAQKVEKSALEEPKDVLASLDSAQQLFFQISQTANPIAGKHLREILTGTKSESKTPFLKELQERQELFQQRGPEDPGITGVQTHFTDFDKMINGFNNSNLMILAARPAMGKTAFALNIAENICFKNNIPVGIFSLEMSAEQLVHRIICSQAEVESDKIKTGSLNGLEYQRIVGAVNQMMGHNLIIDDQPGLKITDLRARARRMKETYGIGFLMIDYLQLISGSGNFRSAENRQGEISEISRMLKNLARELNIPVLCLSQLSRKVEERQGHRPMMSDLRESGSIEQDSDIVLFLLRREYYDPMDKPGMAELIIAKNRHGQVGSVNLTFRKEIAQFANYTSIKAGAFAIDPATEEAFGHFSP; this is encoded by the coding sequence ATGACTGATATTCAAAAAAAAGTAAAAGTTGCCCCTCACTCTAAAGAATCTGAGATGATGGTCATTGGCTGCATGCTAACAAGCATCAATAGCCTAAATATTGCAGCGGATGGCTTGGATGATAGTGATTTCTACTTTATTGAGCATAAAATCATTTTTCAAACTCTAAAAACTGCTTACAAACAAGAAAAACCGGCTGACGTTCACCTCATATGCGAAGAGCTGAAACGACAAGAAAAATTAAAGGCTGTCGGTGGAGCGGCTTACGTAACAACGCTTGCTCAGTATGCAGGAACCTCTGCTTACATTGAAGAGTACGTCGAGCTTGTTCAGCAAAAAGCCATTTTACGGCGCATGATCGATGCTGCCCAAAAGGTAGAAAAAAGCGCTCTCGAAGAGCCAAAAGATGTCTTAGCAAGCCTCGATTCTGCACAACAGCTTTTCTTTCAAATTAGCCAGACAGCGAACCCTATTGCAGGGAAGCATCTGCGCGAAATCCTCACAGGCACAAAGTCTGAATCCAAAACGCCATTTTTAAAAGAGCTGCAAGAAAGGCAAGAGCTTTTCCAACAACGCGGTCCTGAAGATCCTGGTATTACAGGGGTGCAAACGCATTTTACCGACTTTGACAAAATGATTAATGGGTTTAATAATTCCAACCTCATGATCTTGGCAGCAAGGCCTGCTATGGGGAAAACCGCATTTGCCCTAAACATTGCTGAAAACATCTGCTTTAAAAACAATATTCCTGTCGGCATTTTTTCTCTTGAGATGAGCGCTGAACAGCTTGTGCACAGAATTATCTGTTCTCAAGCGGAAGTTGAGTCTGACAAAATCAAAACCGGTTCTCTCAATGGTCTTGAATACCAAAGGATTGTCGGCGCTGTCAACCAAATGATGGGCCATAATCTCATCATTGACGATCAACCGGGTTTGAAAATCACAGATCTTCGGGCACGAGCTAGAAGAATGAAAGAGACCTATGGTATCGGGTTTCTTATGATCGATTATCTCCAGCTCATTTCAGGGTCTGGTAACTTTCGCTCGGCAGAAAATCGCCAAGGAGAAATTTCGGAAATTTCGCGAATGCTAAAAAACTTAGCTCGAGAGTTAAATATCCCGGTCCTCTGCTTGTCTCAGCTTTCCCGTAAAGTAGAGGAGAGGCAAGGACATCGCCCGATGATGAGTGATTTAAGGGAAAGCGGAAGTATCGAACAGGATAGCGATATTGTCCTCTTTTTGCTGCGCCGCGAGTACTACGATCCGATGGATAAACCTGGAATGGCAGAATTGATCATCGCCAAAAACCGACACGGCCAGGTGGGAAGCGTTAATTTAACCTTCCGTAAGGAAATCGCCCAATTTGCAAACTACACTTCGATAAAGGCGGGAGCTTTTGCCATCGACCCTGCTACAGAGGAGG
- a CDS encoding putative 2-phosphosulfolactate phosphatase (Product derived from UniProtKB/Swiss-Prot:Q9F3E6;Gene name derived from UniProtKB/Swiss-Prot:Q9F3E6;EC number derived from UniProtKB/Swiss-Prot:Q9F3E6), which produces MKIKKIRRDQCSLADDVVVVIDVIKAFTTAAFAFHKGADKIIVVGPIDEAFLLREHSPHYELIGEAAGLRIEGFHYDNSPTEASAQDFKGKTLVMRTSSGTQGVVNCSSAAHILASSFVVANATVKRIRELNPKSVTFVITGTHGEEDFALADYLESCLLHSSVPPEPFLERVKTSFHGSLALTRPSYPNCSKIDLEAALEINRFNFALEVKKEHSQFVMRPYSYD; this is translated from the coding sequence ATGAAAATTAAAAAGATTAGACGCGATCAATGCTCTCTCGCTGACGATGTCGTTGTGGTAATTGATGTGATCAAGGCTTTCACAACAGCAGCCTTTGCCTTTCACAAGGGGGCAGATAAAATCATTGTAGTAGGTCCTATTGATGAAGCCTTTTTGTTAAGGGAACATTCTCCCCATTATGAACTTATAGGTGAAGCCGCAGGGCTTCGTATTGAGGGTTTTCACTACGACAATTCCCCCACGGAAGCTAGCGCGCAGGATTTTAAGGGCAAAACACTCGTGATGCGGACCTCTTCAGGCACGCAAGGAGTTGTTAACTGTTCATCAGCGGCTCATATTCTCGCATCGAGCTTTGTCGTTGCCAATGCGACAGTAAAAAGAATTCGCGAACTTAACCCAAAATCTGTGACTTTTGTCATTACTGGCACTCATGGAGAAGAAGATTTTGCTCTCGCTGATTATCTAGAATCCTGCCTTCTTCACTCATCTGTGCCACCGGAGCCCTTTCTTGAACGAGTAAAAACATCTTTTCATGGCTCGTTGGCACTCACACGACCATCATACCCTAATTGCTCCAAAATCGACCTAGAAGCTGCTCTGGAAATCAACCGTTTTAATTTTGCGCTCGAAGTAAAAAAAGAACATTCTCAATTCGTGATGAGGCCTTATAGCTATGACTGA
- a CDS encoding putative cytochrome c family protein (Product derived from UniProtKB/Trembl:D6YUS5): MKTIFQWTHYFSLTCLVAVVAAMLIYFFYQLDYGLLATSSPTKEVMARKLAKEKTGLKNLRFELVDPSDAPEETKDRIKRGYDLILYTHQLIPHYALHPINCTNCHFAGGITIGGAGGGISLAGVAAKYPRFNPARGRVEELGQRVNDCFLYSLNGKPLPLDSQEMAAILSYLNWISSSCPETESHPWLGLPQLTTSHQPNPVKGQAVYTIHCASCHGQNGEGTKISDRYQALNIPPLWGAESFNRQAGMGKIGILASFVYHNMPYEEPHLSQEEAFDVSAYILEQPRAPGPQ, from the coding sequence ATGAAAACAATCTTTCAATGGACCCACTATTTTAGTTTGACTTGTCTGGTTGCTGTAGTCGCTGCAATGTTGATTTATTTCTTTTATCAACTGGATTATGGGCTCTTAGCGACGTCCTCACCGACCAAAGAAGTGATGGCAAGAAAATTAGCCAAAGAAAAGACAGGATTAAAAAATTTGCGCTTTGAGCTTGTTGACCCAAGCGATGCTCCTGAAGAAACTAAAGATAGAATCAAGAGAGGGTATGATTTAATTCTCTACACTCATCAACTTATTCCACACTATGCATTGCATCCCATTAATTGCACGAATTGCCATTTTGCTGGAGGAATCACTATAGGAGGTGCTGGGGGAGGCATTTCACTAGCCGGCGTTGCCGCGAAGTACCCTAGGTTTAATCCTGCAAGAGGCCGCGTCGAAGAACTTGGGCAAAGAGTGAATGATTGCTTTCTCTACAGTCTCAACGGAAAACCTTTGCCCTTAGATAGTCAAGAAATGGCGGCCATCTTATCCTATCTAAACTGGATTTCCTCTAGCTGCCCAGAAACCGAGTCTCACCCTTGGTTAGGGCTCCCGCAACTAACGACATCTCACCAGCCTAATCCCGTAAAGGGCCAAGCAGTCTACACGATACACTGCGCCTCGTGCCATGGACAAAATGGTGAGGGAACGAAAATTTCTGATCGCTACCAAGCATTAAACATTCCTCCTCTTTGGGGAGCTGAATCCTTCAATCGACAGGCCGGAATGGGGAAAATTGGGATTCTCGCCTCTTTCGTCTATCACAACATGCCTTACGAAGAACCCCATTTATCGCAAGAAGAAGCTTTCGATGTGTCAGCCTATATACTTGAGCAGCCTCGGGCTCCAGGGCCCCAATAA
- a CDS encoding Acetyl-coenzyme A synthetase (Product derived from UniProtKB/Swiss-Prot:C1AA44;Gene name derived from UniProtKB/Swiss-Prot:C1AA44;EC number derived from UniProtKB/Swiss-Prot:C1AA44) has protein sequence MDQDTKSLFNESQIIIPSEDFITQANVQSQALHQSAKEDPEAFWAKMAEKLSWFKPWDKVLEWKPPFAEWFIGGKLNACYNCVDRHLLTDKKEKTALIWEGEPGDCKTLTYQELYEEVCKFANCLKKLGVGKGDRVALYLPLIPEAVIAILAIARIGAIHTVVFGGFSSSALEERMQDAEARLLITADGGYRRGSIIPLKSMADVALRKTPLIEHVVVVQRTCQLVTMQPGRDVWYHEMMAEATSDCEPEWMDAEDPLYILYTSGTTGKPKGILHTTGGYLLGAHTTMEWVFDVKPKDVYWCTADIGWVTGHTYVVYGPLSNGMTEVIYEGGPDWPDRSRFWSLIEKYSVTIFYTAPTAIRTFMKWGRELPQKHNLSSLRLLGSVGEPINPEAWMWYYENIGRSCCPIVDTWWQTETGSILIAPLPGITPLKPGSATLPLPGIEAVILNDQGEEVDTGYLAIKSPWPSMLRGLYKDPERYVQTYWKKWHGQYYFAGDGAYKDSEGFFWLLGRVDDVLNVSGHRIGTMEIESALVDYHLVAEAAVVGIADEIKGEAIIAFVILKERAGCPELLETALTEHVINKIGSLARPKKIYFTRDLPKTRSGKIMRRLLRDIGEGRVLGDITTLADISIIEDLKQQYEED, from the coding sequence ATGGATCAGGATACGAAGTCTTTATTTAATGAGAGTCAGATAATTATACCGAGTGAAGATTTTATTACTCAGGCCAATGTGCAATCGCAAGCTCTTCACCAATCAGCTAAGGAGGATCCTGAGGCCTTTTGGGCGAAGATGGCTGAAAAACTTTCCTGGTTTAAGCCTTGGGATAAAGTTTTAGAATGGAAACCACCTTTTGCAGAGTGGTTTATTGGGGGTAAGCTGAATGCCTGCTATAATTGCGTCGACCGCCACTTGTTAACCGATAAAAAAGAGAAGACGGCCTTAATCTGGGAAGGAGAGCCTGGTGATTGCAAAACACTTACCTATCAAGAGTTGTATGAAGAGGTATGCAAGTTTGCTAACTGCTTAAAAAAACTCGGCGTTGGTAAAGGTGACCGTGTAGCCCTTTATCTTCCTCTAATTCCTGAAGCAGTGATTGCGATCCTCGCTATCGCTAGAATTGGTGCTATCCATACCGTTGTTTTTGGAGGTTTTTCTTCTTCTGCTCTGGAAGAGCGCATGCAGGATGCTGAAGCTAGACTCCTTATAACAGCAGATGGCGGTTACAGAAGGGGCTCGATTATTCCTTTAAAAAGTATGGCAGACGTGGCTTTAAGAAAGACGCCTTTAATCGAGCATGTCGTGGTGGTGCAGAGAACATGCCAGCTGGTTACGATGCAACCGGGAAGGGATGTGTGGTATCATGAAATGATGGCAGAAGCAACTTCTGATTGTGAACCTGAGTGGATGGATGCTGAAGATCCGCTCTACATTCTTTACACTTCTGGTACGACAGGAAAACCCAAAGGAATTCTTCATACAACAGGTGGTTATCTCCTTGGTGCTCATACGACGATGGAGTGGGTCTTCGACGTTAAGCCTAAAGATGTTTATTGGTGTACGGCAGATATCGGTTGGGTGACAGGGCATACCTATGTCGTTTATGGTCCTTTATCCAATGGAATGACCGAAGTCATTTATGAAGGCGGACCTGATTGGCCTGATCGTTCGCGCTTTTGGAGCCTGATCGAAAAATATAGCGTCACCATTTTTTACACAGCCCCGACTGCGATAAGAACATTTATGAAATGGGGGAGAGAGCTGCCACAGAAGCATAATTTAAGTAGTCTGCGTTTGTTAGGTTCTGTTGGAGAGCCCATCAATCCGGAAGCCTGGATGTGGTATTATGAAAATATTGGTCGATCGTGTTGTCCTATCGTTGATACATGGTGGCAAACGGAGACGGGGAGCATACTGATTGCTCCTTTACCTGGAATTACACCCCTTAAACCCGGTTCTGCCACATTGCCTTTACCAGGAATTGAGGCGGTTATTTTAAATGATCAAGGAGAGGAGGTAGATACTGGATATCTCGCCATTAAATCTCCTTGGCCCTCTATGTTACGTGGATTATATAAAGATCCGGAAAGGTATGTTCAAACTTACTGGAAAAAATGGCATGGCCAATACTACTTTGCAGGAGATGGCGCTTACAAAGATTCAGAAGGGTTTTTTTGGCTTCTTGGTAGAGTTGATGACGTCCTGAACGTTTCGGGGCATCGCATTGGGACGATGGAAATAGAAAGTGCCCTTGTCGACTACCATTTAGTTGCTGAAGCGGCGGTTGTTGGCATTGCGGATGAAATCAAGGGGGAAGCCATTATTGCCTTTGTCATTCTGAAAGAAAGAGCAGGTTGTCCAGAACTTTTGGAGACGGCTTTAACAGAACATGTTATCAATAAAATTGGATCGCTTGCTCGTCCTAAGAAAATTTATTTTACTCGAGACCTCCCTAAAACGCGCAGTGGCAAAATTATGCGTAGGCTTTTGCGCGACATCGGAGAAGGACGAGTTCTTGGCGACATTACGACTTTAGCAGATATTAGCATTATTGAGGATTTGAAGCAGCAATATGAAGAGGATTAA
- a CDS encoding Uncharacterized protein (Product derived from UniProtKB/Trembl:F8KYY2): protein MVNFTLFDPSLAAKRARQEKALVTNEGKRQRLYEENVEGESSSDTFEAEQTNLESFSEFREFANSLEKNALSFLERIQKLRERMSLKAKECDLYIDYEERDVHLKLTLQERPFKSSIFKEENLRESIFPQKNQTYFVTRLFEYIEDEKHPENNGDLRLLKFYASPLGTNGEIAWVQRGHKISGNDLATLYSLLIEKILPVKSVFLYDDAKHGNSSIRMRKLKILTAELDTGRSWYEEKWGFQPAALNNFVAAQATFNQDPEAYREAITALRDTPLTLIKKLHRNLMSALEDDYIGKRCKPTLHLLVKKIAEKANAGDIKAEEDLNNLFTRIIDNVRISKTQDENYQAFLKSVRIIEETRVFIKINPLHIAASNPQ from the coding sequence ATGGTTAATTTCACTTTATTTGATCCATCCCTTGCTGCGAAAAGAGCCCGGCAGGAGAAAGCCCTTGTTACCAATGAGGGCAAGAGACAACGTCTTTATGAAGAAAACGTGGAAGGGGAATCCTCGAGCGACACTTTTGAGGCAGAACAAACCAACCTTGAAAGCTTTTCCGAATTTCGAGAATTTGCAAACTCTCTTGAAAAGAATGCATTGAGCTTTCTTGAGCGCATTCAGAAACTGCGGGAACGCATGAGTTTGAAAGCCAAAGAATGTGATCTATACATTGACTATGAAGAACGAGATGTCCATTTAAAACTAACGCTACAAGAACGACCTTTCAAATCCAGCATTTTTAAAGAAGAAAATCTACGAGAATCTATCTTCCCTCAAAAAAATCAAACTTACTTTGTGACACGCCTTTTCGAGTATATCGAAGATGAAAAACACCCTGAAAATAATGGTGACCTTCGCCTTTTAAAATTTTACGCTTCTCCATTAGGGACAAATGGAGAAATTGCCTGGGTACAGCGCGGCCATAAAATTTCTGGCAATGATCTTGCAACGCTTTATTCTCTCCTTATTGAAAAAATTTTACCCGTTAAGAGTGTTTTTTTATACGACGATGCAAAACATGGCAACTCCTCCATACGCATGCGCAAACTTAAAATCCTGACAGCGGAGCTAGACACTGGACGATCTTGGTACGAGGAAAAGTGGGGTTTTCAACCCGCAGCACTTAATAATTTTGTTGCAGCGCAAGCAACTTTTAATCAAGATCCTGAAGCTTATCGTGAAGCAATTACCGCTTTGCGCGATACTCCTTTAACTCTCATAAAGAAATTGCACCGTAACTTAATGAGCGCATTAGAAGATGATTATATTGGCAAAAGATGCAAGCCTACCCTCCATCTCCTTGTAAAAAAAATTGCAGAGAAAGCGAACGCTGGAGATATAAAAGCGGAGGAGGACCTCAATAATTTATTTACACGCATCATTGATAATGTCCGAATCAGCAAAACTCAAGATGAAAATTATCAGGCTTTCTTAAAATCCGTAAGAATTATCGAGGAGACACGTGTCTTTATAAAAATTAATCCTCTTCATATTGCTGCTTCAAATCCTCAATAA
- a CDS encoding hypothetical protein (Product derived from UniProtKB/Trembl:Q6MCZ9) — protein sequence MSKNKSYIKETMFKKNRSYQGPCSDHFDGKKFFYPGSNQPSFRHFIKWISTRSPAKWPKQYPVTPTVPPQAHQELLVTLINHSSVLIQWEEMNILTDPIWSDRASPFAWIGPKRVHKPGVAFEDLPPIHLVLLSHNHYDHLDLPTLKRLNEQHHPLILTGLGNSKLLKKHHLTLVEELDWWQNHKVGPLSISFTPAKHFSARWLWDRNDTLFGSFVISLQGKSLFFAGDSGYGPHFQEIGERFPFIKLALLPIGAFEPRWFMKFNHLSPLDALQAHQDLHAETSIAIHHSTFPLSDEAIDKPQTIIDTHKKENRFLILPPGGSQLVY from the coding sequence ATGTCCAAGAATAAAAGCTACATTAAGGAAACTATGTTTAAAAAAAATCGCTCTTATCAAGGCCCTTGCTCCGACCATTTTGATGGCAAAAAGTTTTTTTACCCTGGTAGTAACCAACCCTCTTTTCGCCATTTTATCAAATGGATTTCAACAAGATCTCCTGCAAAATGGCCCAAACAGTATCCTGTTACGCCTACAGTCCCACCTCAAGCGCATCAAGAGCTCTTGGTCACGCTTATTAACCATTCTTCCGTTTTAATTCAATGGGAGGAAATGAATATCCTCACAGACCCTATCTGGTCCGATCGAGCTAGCCCCTTTGCTTGGATAGGTCCTAAAAGAGTGCACAAACCAGGGGTTGCCTTTGAGGATCTTCCCCCAATTCATTTAGTTCTTCTCAGTCATAACCATTATGATCATCTTGACCTCCCCACTTTGAAAAGGCTCAACGAACAACACCACCCCTTAATTCTTACAGGTCTTGGTAACAGCAAATTATTAAAAAAACATCATCTTACTCTTGTTGAAGAACTCGACTGGTGGCAAAACCACAAGGTGGGACCGCTGAGCATTAGTTTTACACCGGCAAAGCATTTTTCTGCCCGCTGGCTTTGGGATCGCAATGACACCCTCTTTGGAAGCTTTGTAATTAGCTTACAAGGTAAAAGTCTTTTTTTTGCAGGGGATAGTGGCTACGGCCCTCACTTTCAAGAAATAGGAGAGCGGTTTCCCTTTATTAAATTAGCATTACTCCCCATTGGAGCGTTTGAACCCCGTTGGTTCATGAAATTTAACCATTTATCACCTTTAGATGCTCTACAAGCACACCAAGATCTCCACGCAGAAACCTCCATTGCTATCCACCACAGTACCTTCCCTCTTTCTGATGAAGCAATCGATAAGCCGCAAACAATCATTGACACGCATAAAAAGGAAAATCGATTTTTAATACTTCCCCCGGGAGGCTCTCAATTAGTTTATTAA
- a CDS encoding Translocator protein (Product derived from UniProtKB/Swiss-Prot:P16257;Gene name derived from UniProtKB/Swiss-Prot:P16257), with amino-acid sequence MKKSVGLACFILLCLGIGMAGGLFTETSVNTWYPTLIKPSWNPPKWVFAPVWTVLYILMGISLWLIWLKKASPNHQLAYALFGLQLGLNFLWSILFFYKQSPMLALIDLSLLWTVVTVMLLIFARISSLAALLQIPYLAWLTYAWSLNCAIFFLNSRAS; translated from the coding sequence ATGAAAAAAAGTGTGGGTTTAGCTTGCTTTATTTTGTTGTGCTTAGGAATTGGAATGGCAGGTGGTTTATTTACAGAGACCTCTGTGAATACGTGGTACCCCACTTTGATCAAACCCAGCTGGAATCCTCCTAAATGGGTTTTCGCACCAGTATGGACGGTGCTCTATATTTTGATGGGTATATCTCTATGGTTGATATGGCTTAAAAAAGCCTCCCCCAATCATCAACTCGCTTATGCGCTTTTTGGCTTACAACTTGGACTTAATTTTCTATGGTCTATTTTATTTTTTTATAAACAAAGCCCTATGCTAGCTCTCATCGATCTTTCCTTACTATGGACGGTAGTTACAGTCATGCTTTTGATTTTTGCGAGAATTAGTTCGTTAGCTGCATTGCTACAAATCCCTTATTTAGCTTGGCTGACCTACGCTTGGAGTCTGAACTGCGCTATCTTCTTTCTTAACTCGAGGGCTTCTTAA